One stretch of Pseudoxanthomonas sp. Root65 DNA includes these proteins:
- a CDS encoding HlyD family secretion protein, which yields MTSKINAAGESAAQPSASKRRRVPVWLWIAGPLAVAGFFGWEYVASQREVSTDNAYIKAERILIAPQVGGRVVEVAVQQNQPVKKGDLLFRIDADPLTIAVAQNEALVARMANSANASRAKVVGTGTSIQAARETLAWAQRDLQRMQQLASQQLVSRKMLDDARHAVAEARTDLADAIASQSEATASLSGSPGTATQDLPEYRAAAAMLAKARLDLDHAEVRAPVDGIVGLHDLQVGEYINVGQTAMPLVATSPIWVEANFKETELEKMKVGQPATIEVDSYPGVTWKAHVASIAPASGAEFSVLPPQNATGNWVKIVQRIPVRLEIDAAAADAPQLRAGMSADVHVALRDAGAAASRATAAR from the coding sequence ATGACCAGCAAGATCAACGCCGCCGGCGAAAGCGCGGCACAACCCTCCGCTTCCAAGCGCCGCCGCGTGCCGGTATGGCTGTGGATCGCCGGCCCGCTCGCCGTCGCCGGCTTCTTCGGCTGGGAATACGTGGCCTCGCAGCGCGAAGTCAGCACGGACAACGCCTACATCAAGGCCGAGCGCATCCTGATCGCGCCGCAGGTCGGCGGCCGCGTGGTCGAAGTCGCCGTGCAGCAGAACCAGCCGGTGAAGAAGGGCGACCTGCTGTTCCGCATCGATGCCGATCCGCTGACGATCGCGGTGGCGCAGAACGAAGCGCTGGTCGCGCGCATGGCCAACAGCGCCAACGCCAGCCGCGCCAAGGTGGTCGGCACCGGCACCTCGATCCAGGCCGCGCGCGAAACGCTGGCGTGGGCGCAACGCGACCTGCAGCGCATGCAGCAGCTCGCCAGCCAGCAGCTGGTGTCGCGCAAGATGCTGGACGATGCGCGCCACGCGGTCGCCGAAGCGCGAACCGACCTGGCCGATGCCATCGCCAGCCAGTCCGAAGCCACCGCGTCGCTGAGCGGCAGCCCGGGCACGGCCACGCAGGATCTGCCCGAGTACCGCGCCGCCGCGGCGATGTTGGCCAAGGCCCGCCTCGACCTGGACCACGCCGAAGTGCGCGCACCGGTGGACGGCATCGTCGGCCTGCACGACCTGCAGGTGGGCGAGTACATCAACGTCGGCCAGACCGCGATGCCGCTGGTCGCCACCTCGCCGATCTGGGTGGAAGCCAACTTCAAGGAAACCGAGCTGGAAAAGATGAAGGTCGGCCAGCCCGCGACCATCGAAGTGGACAGCTATCCGGGCGTGACGTGGAAGGCGCACGTGGCCTCCATCGCGCCCGCGTCGGGTGCCGAGTTCAGCGTGCTGCCGCCGCAGAACGCCACCGGCAACTGGGTGAAGATCGTGCAGCGCATTCCCGTGCGTCTCGAAATCGATGCCGCCGCCGCCGACGCGCCGCAGTTGCGCGCCGGCATGAGCGCCGACGTGCACGTCGCGCTGCGCGACGCCGGTGCCGCTGCCAGCCGCGCCACCGCCGCGCGCTGA
- a CDS encoding MDR family MFS transporter: MSTTAAAPAQEDTGKRTLLVGSVMLATLMQALDTTIANVALPDMQGSLSATQDQVSWVLTSYIVAAAILTPVTGWLAGRLGRRRLLIIAVSGFTVASLLCGIASGIGEMVMFRILQGVFGASLVPISQSLLLDAFPKEKHGAAMAMWGMGIMVGPILGPPLGGFLTQNYSWHWVFLINLPIGILALLGIMASVKKDVVQERKLDGIGLGLLALGIGALQLFLDRGQSEDWFGSVEIQIEAALAFLALYMYGLWWWRKREHALLDLGLLRNANFAVGCALIFVVGIVLFATLALLPPYLSTLMNYPVLTIGLVLAPRGVGTMFSMMVVGRLLGRIDARWPILVGMALMVFSLHGMTQFGPNASMQSIVWLGVVQGMGLGLVFVPISTVAYATLEPHQRTEAAGLFSLVRNIGSSVGISVVMTMLSRAMQVNHAEIGARIPAFGAETTLLPAAMDPSTATGLALLNAEVNRQAAAIGYLNDFKLMMLLTLVSMPLVLLMRGGKAPSGGNAGADAAAAH; the protein is encoded by the coding sequence ATGAGCACAACCGCCGCCGCCCCCGCGCAGGAAGACACCGGCAAGCGCACGCTGCTGGTCGGTTCGGTGATGCTGGCCACGCTGATGCAGGCGCTGGACACCACCATCGCCAACGTCGCGTTGCCGGACATGCAGGGTTCGCTGTCGGCCACCCAGGACCAGGTGTCGTGGGTGCTGACCAGCTACATCGTCGCGGCCGCGATCCTGACCCCGGTCACCGGCTGGCTGGCCGGGCGGCTGGGACGCCGCCGCCTGCTGATCATCGCGGTCAGCGGCTTCACTGTCGCTTCGCTGCTGTGCGGCATCGCCAGCGGCATAGGTGAGATGGTGATGTTCCGCATCCTGCAGGGCGTGTTCGGTGCCTCCTTGGTGCCGATCTCGCAATCGCTGCTGCTCGATGCGTTCCCCAAGGAAAAGCATGGCGCGGCGATGGCGATGTGGGGCATGGGCATCATGGTCGGCCCGATCCTCGGCCCGCCGCTGGGCGGCTTTCTGACCCAGAACTACAGCTGGCACTGGGTGTTCCTGATCAACCTGCCCATCGGCATCCTGGCGCTGCTCGGCATCATGGCCAGCGTGAAGAAGGACGTGGTGCAGGAGCGCAAGCTCGACGGCATCGGGCTGGGCCTGCTGGCGCTGGGCATCGGTGCGTTGCAGCTGTTCCTCGATCGCGGGCAGAGCGAGGACTGGTTCGGCAGCGTCGAAATCCAGATCGAAGCGGCGCTCGCGTTCCTCGCGCTGTACATGTACGGGCTGTGGTGGTGGCGCAAGCGCGAGCACGCGCTGCTCGACCTCGGCCTGCTGAGGAACGCGAACTTCGCCGTCGGCTGCGCGCTGATCTTCGTCGTCGGGATCGTGCTGTTCGCCACGCTGGCGCTGCTGCCGCCGTACCTCAGCACGCTGATGAACTATCCGGTGCTGACCATCGGCCTGGTGCTGGCGCCACGCGGCGTGGGTACGATGTTCAGCATGATGGTCGTGGGCCGCCTGCTGGGGCGCATCGACGCGCGCTGGCCGATCCTGGTGGGCATGGCGCTGATGGTGTTCTCGCTGCATGGCATGACCCAGTTCGGGCCGAACGCGTCGATGCAGTCCATCGTCTGGCTGGGCGTGGTGCAGGGCATGGGGCTGGGCCTGGTGTTCGTGCCGATCTCCACGGTGGCGTACGCCACGCTGGAACCGCACCAGCGCACCGAAGCCGCCGGCCTCTTCAGCCTGGTGCGCAACATCGGGTCGTCGGTCGGCATTTCGGTGGTGATGACGATGCTGTCGCGTGCCATGCAGGTGAACCACGCCGAGATCGGTGCGCGCATCCCAGCGTTCGGTGCCGAAACCACGCTGCTGCCGGCGGCGATGGATCCGTCCACCGCCACCGGTCTGGCCCTGCTCAATGCCGAGGTCAACCGGCAGGCGGCCGCCATCGGCTACCTCAACGACTTCAAGCTGATGATGCTGCTGACGCTGGTGTCGATGCCGCTGGTGCTGCTGATGCGGGGCGGCAAGGCGCCCTCGGGCGGCAACGCCGGTGCGGATGCCGCGGCGGCCCATTGA
- a CDS encoding VOC family protein, which produces MKIEGLHHVAIIASDYARSKRFYTEVLGLRMLAEHYRAERDSWKLDLALPDGTQVELFSFPSPPPRVSRPEACGLRHLALRVADLDAAVAHLHAHGVATEPLRVDEYTGRRFTFFADPDDLPLELYEQ; this is translated from the coding sequence ATGAAGATCGAAGGCCTGCACCACGTCGCCATCATCGCGTCGGACTATGCGCGATCGAAGCGTTTCTACACCGAAGTGCTGGGCCTGCGCATGCTCGCCGAGCACTACCGCGCCGAACGCGATTCGTGGAAGCTCGATCTCGCCCTGCCGGACGGCACGCAGGTCGAACTCTTCTCGTTCCCGTCGCCACCGCCGCGCGTCTCCCGGCCGGAAGCCTGCGGACTGCGCCACCTCGCGCTGCGCGTCGCCGATCTGGATGCCGCCGTCGCCCACCTGCACGCGCATGGCGTGGCGACCGAACCGCTACGCGTGGATGAATACACCGGCCGCCGCTTCACCTTCTTCGCCGATCCGGATGACCTGCCGCTGGAGCTCTACGAGCAATAG
- a CDS encoding DUF6265 family protein, whose translation MKRLATFFLAVSTTWMATSASANDLDWLAGHWCGQRGKTFSEETWMAPRGGLLIGMHRDTRDGRAAGFEFMRIAQQDGRWVLLAQPGGGAVTAFPAQSVAQDRVVFANPAHDFPKRVIYSRSDADTLHARVDDGRDDGKALEWTWRRDCDAPPSP comes from the coding sequence ATGAAACGCCTGGCGACGTTTTTCCTGGCCGTGTCCACGACATGGATGGCCACCTCGGCATCGGCCAACGATCTCGACTGGCTCGCCGGCCACTGGTGCGGCCAGCGCGGCAAGACGTTCAGTGAGGAAACCTGGATGGCGCCGCGGGGTGGGCTGCTGATCGGCATGCACCGTGACACGCGCGACGGCAGGGCGGCCGGCTTCGAGTTCATGCGCATCGCGCAGCAGGACGGACGCTGGGTGCTGCTCGCGCAGCCCGGGGGTGGGGCGGTGACCGCGTTTCCCGCGCAGAGCGTGGCGCAGGATCGCGTGGTGTTCGCCAATCCGGCGCATGACTTTCCGAAGCGCGTGATCTATTCGCGCTCCGACGCCGACACGCTGCACGCGCGTGTCGATGATGGCCGCGATGACGGCAAGGCACTGGAATGGACCTGGCGGCGCGACTGCGACGCGCCGCCGTCGCCTTGA
- the cysK gene encoding cysteine synthase A, which produces MALYDSILDTIGRTPVVKLHRIAPEHVTLYAKVESFNPGGSVKDRLALAIVLDAEAKGLLKPGDTIVEATSGNTGVALAMVAAARGYKFVATMVETFSIERRKLMRAYGAKVILTPAAERGSGMVRRAEELAKQHGWFLARQFANPANPAYHRQTTAAEILRDFAGQRLDHFVTGWGTGGTLTGVGEVLKVARPDVRITASEPAGASLLQGKEWQPHKIQGWTPDFVPDVLNREVADEILPVTDVESIATARRLAAEEGIFVGISGGATVAAALQVAQKAKPGDVLLAMLPDTGERYFSTPLFEGVNEGSDDEWLASLGEAALP; this is translated from the coding sequence ATGGCCCTCTACGACAGCATCCTGGACACCATCGGCCGCACCCCGGTCGTGAAACTGCACCGCATCGCGCCCGAGCACGTGACGCTCTATGCCAAGGTGGAGTCGTTCAACCCGGGCGGCTCGGTGAAGGACCGCCTGGCGCTGGCGATCGTCCTGGATGCCGAGGCCAAGGGCCTGCTGAAGCCGGGCGACACCATCGTCGAAGCGACCTCCGGCAACACCGGCGTGGCACTGGCGATGGTGGCCGCCGCGCGCGGCTACAAGTTCGTCGCCACGATGGTGGAAACCTTCTCCATCGAGCGCCGCAAGCTGATGCGCGCGTATGGCGCCAAGGTGATCCTGACGCCGGCCGCCGAGCGTGGCAGCGGCATGGTGCGCCGCGCGGAGGAACTGGCCAAGCAGCACGGCTGGTTCCTCGCCCGCCAGTTCGCCAATCCCGCCAACCCGGCCTACCACCGGCAGACCACGGCGGCGGAAATCCTGCGTGATTTCGCCGGCCAGCGGCTCGACCACTTCGTCACCGGCTGGGGCACGGGCGGCACGCTGACCGGGGTGGGTGAAGTGCTGAAGGTCGCGCGTCCGGACGTGCGCATCACCGCCTCCGAACCGGCCGGGGCGTCGCTGCTGCAGGGCAAGGAATGGCAGCCGCACAAGATCCAGGGCTGGACGCCAGACTTCGTGCCGGACGTGCTGAACCGTGAGGTCGCCGACGAGATCCTGCCGGTCACCGACGTGGAGTCCATCGCCACCGCACGCCGGCTGGCGGCGGAGGAAGGCATCTTCGTCGGCATTTCCGGTGGCGCCACCGTCGCGGCGGCGCTGCAGGTCGCGCAGAAGGCCAAGCCCGGCGACGTGCTGCTGGCGATGCTGCCGGACACCGGCGAGCGCTATTTCTCCACGCCGCTGTTCGAAGGCGTCAACGAAGGCTCGGACGACGAATGGCTGGCCTCGCTGGGCGAGGCCGCGCTGCCGTAA
- the cysG gene encoding siroheme synthase CysG: protein MSAPLFPLFADLQGRRVLVVGGGPVAERKTEALLHAGARPRVGAPDLTPRLRTWHEQGRIDWIAGRFDVAWLADAWLVVAATDDGHVNQAVAAAAEARQLFANVVDDAELSTFHVPAIVERGPLQVAISSGGGAPMLARHLRRQLETLLDDSWASLAHLFTRQRQRIRQRFPQPAERRRFFEKLLAGPLPRLFRQQLHVQAEQHFQAMLDEHATVVRSGSVAVVGAGPGDAGLLTLNALRAMNEADVVLHDRLVSEDVLRLGRRDATYIEVGKSASGHSTRQDDIHALMLEHARAGHRVVRLKGGDPFVFGRGGEELEFLRAHGIPYEVVPGITAAVACAAYAGIPLTHRDHAQSLKLVTAHCKDSFDTLDWQALAQERQTLAVYMGVAGLEGLRDRLLQHGRAPSTPFALVENGSRRDQRVIGGTLADLAETARFHQVRSPALLILGEVAALADTLHWFGAPPVGAPTHSRNLPVPTLQAA, encoded by the coding sequence GTGAGCGCTCCGTTGTTTCCCCTGTTCGCCGACCTGCAAGGCCGCCGGGTTCTGGTGGTCGGTGGCGGCCCGGTGGCCGAGCGCAAGACGGAAGCGCTGCTGCATGCCGGCGCCCGCCCCCGGGTCGGCGCGCCCGATCTGACTCCGCGCCTGCGGACCTGGCACGAGCAGGGTCGGATCGACTGGATCGCCGGACGCTTCGATGTCGCGTGGCTGGCCGATGCCTGGCTGGTGGTGGCCGCGACCGACGACGGCCACGTCAATCAGGCTGTCGCCGCCGCCGCCGAGGCGCGCCAGTTGTTCGCCAATGTCGTGGACGATGCGGAACTGTCCACCTTCCACGTGCCCGCCATCGTCGAGCGCGGCCCGCTGCAGGTCGCCATTTCCAGCGGCGGCGGCGCACCGATGCTGGCCCGGCATCTGCGCCGCCAGCTGGAGACCTTGCTGGACGATTCCTGGGCCTCACTGGCCCACCTCTTCACCCGCCAGCGCCAGCGCATCCGGCAGCGCTTCCCGCAGCCGGCCGAGCGTCGCCGCTTCTTCGAGAAGCTGCTGGCCGGTCCCCTGCCCCGCCTGTTCCGCCAGCAGCTGCACGTGCAGGCCGAGCAGCATTTCCAGGCGATGCTGGATGAACACGCCACGGTCGTGCGCAGCGGCTCGGTCGCCGTGGTCGGCGCCGGCCCGGGCGACGCCGGCCTGCTGACGCTCAACGCCTTGCGGGCGATGAACGAAGCCGACGTGGTCCTGCACGACCGCCTGGTCAGCGAGGACGTGCTGCGTCTGGGCCGGCGCGATGCGACCTATATCGAAGTCGGCAAGTCGGCCAGCGGCCACAGCACGCGCCAGGACGACATCCATGCGCTGATGCTGGAACACGCCCGCGCCGGCCATCGCGTGGTGCGGCTGAAGGGCGGCGATCCGTTCGTGTTCGGTCGCGGCGGCGAAGAGCTCGAGTTCCTGCGCGCCCACGGCATTCCGTACGAAGTCGTCCCCGGCATCACCGCGGCCGTGGCGTGCGCGGCCTATGCCGGCATTCCGCTCACCCATCGCGACCATGCACAGTCGTTGAAGCTGGTGACCGCACACTGCAAGGACTCCTTCGACACCCTCGACTGGCAGGCGCTGGCGCAGGAACGGCAGACGCTGGCCGTGTACATGGGCGTGGCCGGGCTGGAAGGCCTGCGCGACCGGCTGCTCCAGCATGGCCGCGCGCCGTCGACCCCGTTCGCGCTGGTGGAGAACGGATCGCGCCGCGACCAGCGCGTGATCGGCGGCACGCTGGCCGATCTGGCGGAAACTGCGCGTTTCCACCAGGTACGCTCGCCCGCGCTGTTGATCCTGGGCGAAGTCGCCGCATTGGCCGACACGCTGCACTGGTTCGGCGCGCCGCCCGTCGGCGCTCCCACACATTCCCGCAACCTGCCCGTGCCCACACTGCAGGCCGCCTGA
- a CDS encoding LysR family transcriptional regulator: MTLTQLRYLVAIADADLNITLAAARVHATQPGLSKQLKQLEDELGFLLFVRKGRSLEAVTPAGHEVIDRARLVLAEANNIRTYAANQRRESQGQLVLVTTHTQARFVLPPAIAQIKRDFPQVSVHLQQAPESQALDLLTQGDADMAVVSTAGDPPQAGIAVPLYRWRRLVLVPRAHALEQLGRVPTMADLADQPLISYESSTRPGSSLQRAFAKVGLEPNIALTALDADLIKTYVRAGLGVGLLAEMAVNASDTDLRAWPAPPEVKECIAWAVLPRERVLRDYALDLVRALAPQIDRRDLRRVIDGNQDPDWPEPPTWQSLTQTITS, encoded by the coding sequence ATGACGCTGACCCAACTCCGCTACCTGGTGGCGATCGCCGATGCCGACCTCAACATCACGCTGGCGGCGGCGCGCGTGCACGCCACCCAGCCCGGTTTGTCCAAGCAGCTGAAGCAACTGGAAGACGAACTGGGCTTCCTGCTGTTCGTGAGAAAAGGACGCAGCCTGGAAGCGGTGACGCCGGCCGGCCACGAAGTGATCGACCGCGCCCGGCTGGTACTGGCCGAGGCCAACAACATCCGCACCTACGCCGCCAACCAGCGCCGCGAGAGCCAGGGCCAGCTGGTGCTGGTCACCACGCACACGCAGGCGCGCTTCGTGCTGCCGCCGGCCATCGCGCAGATCAAGCGCGACTTCCCGCAGGTCAGCGTGCACCTGCAGCAGGCGCCGGAAAGCCAGGCGCTGGACCTGCTGACCCAGGGCGACGCCGACATGGCCGTGGTCAGCACCGCCGGCGACCCGCCGCAGGCCGGCATCGCCGTGCCGCTGTACCGCTGGCGGCGGCTGGTGCTGGTGCCGCGCGCCCATGCGCTGGAACAGCTCGGTCGGGTGCCCACGATGGCCGACCTGGCCGACCAGCCGCTGATCAGTTACGAATCGTCGACGCGTCCCGGTTCGTCATTGCAGCGCGCCTTCGCCAAGGTGGGGCTGGAACCGAACATCGCGCTGACCGCGCTCGATGCCGACCTCATCAAGACCTATGTCCGCGCCGGCCTGGGCGTGGGCCTGCTGGCCGAGATGGCGGTGAATGCGTCCGACACCGACCTGCGCGCCTGGCCGGCACCGCCGGAGGTGAAGGAATGCATCGCCTGGGCGGTGCTGCCGCGCGAGCGCGTGCTGCGCGACTACGCGCTGGATCTGGTGCGCGCGCTGGCGCCGCAGATCGACCGCCGCGACCTGCGCCGGGTGATCGACGGCAACCAGGACCCGGACTGGCCCGAGCCGCCGACCTGGCAGTCGCTGACCCAGACGATCACCAGCTGA
- a CDS encoding DUF2809 domain-containing protein, producing MRWRFDLATAGCALVLFVLLVLLATAGAGLGWIRSFAGDVVAVVWVHCLLAAVVWLRPPMRPLLALAVGLTVEAAQYVSQQAGWQVSSPVLRIVLGSTPDWLDVVAYLIGFVLACTIERRDNARASPVDVPAPRVVGPDRVMQALRFAARLVRVRVIL from the coding sequence ATGAGGTGGCGGTTCGACCTGGCGACGGCCGGGTGCGCGCTGGTCCTGTTCGTACTGCTCGTCCTGCTGGCGACCGCCGGCGCGGGGCTGGGCTGGATACGCAGCTTCGCCGGCGATGTCGTCGCGGTTGTCTGGGTGCATTGCCTGCTGGCGGCCGTCGTGTGGCTGCGTCCGCCCATGCGGCCGCTGCTGGCGCTGGCCGTGGGACTGACGGTCGAGGCGGCGCAGTACGTCAGCCAGCAGGCGGGCTGGCAGGTTTCCTCGCCGGTGCTGCGCATCGTGCTGGGCAGCACGCCGGACTGGCTTGACGTGGTCGCCTATCTGATCGGCTTCGTGCTGGCCTGCACGATCGAGCGGCGCGACAACGCCCGCGCCTCGCCGGTTGACGTGCCCGCGCCGAGGGTCGTCGGACCTGACCGCGTGATGCAGGCCTTGCGGTTCGCCGCACGGCTTGTGAGGGTGCGAGTGATACTGTAG
- a CDS encoding type II toxin-antitoxin system prevent-host-death family antitoxin, whose translation MRTELVTTLKRQATDLLADIERKREPILITQHGLPSAYLVDVETYEAMVARMSLLEGIARGEQAVAEGRAISHEQARERLARWLK comes from the coding sequence ATGCGCACCGAACTCGTCACCACGCTGAAGCGACAGGCCACCGACTTGCTGGCTGACATCGAGCGGAAGCGCGAGCCCATCCTCATCACCCAGCACGGGCTGCCCAGCGCCTACCTGGTGGATGTGGAAACCTACGAAGCGATGGTGGCGCGCATGTCCCTGCTGGAAGGCATCGCGCGTGGCGAACAGGCCGTCGCCGAAGGACGCGCCATCTCCCATGAACAAGCCAGGGAACGGCTTGCCAGATGGTTGAAGTAG
- a CDS encoding type II toxin-antitoxin system RelE/ParE family toxin, with product MVEVVWSEPALSDLDAIADYIALEDPGAAAELVRRVFAHVEQLADHPDSGSRPAELKRGRYRQVVEPPCRVIYRHEGGQVVILHVMRSERLLRPGMLKPRAPGKAR from the coding sequence ATGGTTGAAGTAGTCTGGTCCGAACCCGCGCTGAGTGATCTCGACGCCATCGCGGATTACATCGCGCTGGAGGATCCGGGCGCGGCGGCGGAACTGGTGCGTCGGGTGTTTGCCCATGTCGAACAACTCGCCGACCACCCGGACAGCGGCAGCCGCCCCGCCGAGTTGAAGCGTGGACGCTACCGCCAGGTCGTCGAGCCGCCGTGCCGCGTGATCTATCGCCATGAAGGTGGGCAGGTGGTGATCCTGCACGTCATGCGCAGCGAGCGGCTGCTGCGGCCGGGCATGCTGAAGCCGCGCGCACCAGGTAAAGCGCGCTGA
- a CDS encoding LytTR family DNA-binding domain-containing protein — MNFRGVIAEDEELLRTALSSLLKDAWPQLDIVAECEDGASALESIVELQPDVAFLDIRMPGLTGIEVARGMADACPRTQVVFVTAYDQYAIDAFEQGAIDYLLKPITRERLLATVQRIQARATAGHPDGATLDALLRRLSAVSSAPAKPALVWLTASVGKDTKLIMVDDVAYFQADNKYTTVMTAEGESLLRTPLRELLDSLDQTTFKQIHRSTIVNMKAVASVSRDDAGRGRLKLKTRPEVLTVSQPFMTLFRNM; from the coding sequence ATGAACTTCCGGGGCGTGATCGCCGAAGACGAGGAACTGCTGCGCACCGCGCTGTCCTCGCTGCTGAAGGACGCCTGGCCGCAGCTGGACATCGTGGCCGAATGCGAGGACGGCGCCAGCGCGCTGGAGTCCATCGTCGAGCTGCAGCCGGACGTGGCCTTCCTCGACATCCGCATGCCCGGCCTGACCGGCATCGAGGTTGCGCGTGGCATGGCCGATGCCTGCCCGCGCACGCAGGTGGTGTTCGTCACCGCTTACGACCAGTACGCGATCGATGCATTCGAGCAGGGCGCCATCGATTACCTGCTCAAGCCGATCACGCGCGAGCGCCTGTTGGCCACCGTGCAGCGCATCCAGGCGCGCGCCACCGCCGGCCATCCCGACGGCGCCACGCTGGACGCGCTGCTGCGCCGCTTGTCCGCGGTGTCGTCGGCACCGGCGAAACCGGCGCTGGTATGGCTCACCGCCAGCGTCGGCAAGGACACCAAGCTGATCATGGTGGACGACGTGGCCTACTTCCAGGCCGACAACAAGTACACCACGGTGATGACGGCCGAGGGCGAATCGCTGCTGCGCACGCCGTTGCGCGAGCTGCTCGATTCGCTGGACCAGACCACCTTCAAGCAGATCCACCGCTCCACCATCGTCAACATGAAGGCGGTCGCATCGGTCAGTCGCGACGACGCCGGTCGCGGCCGCCTGAAACTGAAGACGCGGCCGGAAGTGCTGACCGTCAGCCAGCCCTTCATGACGCTGTTCCGCAACATGTAG
- a CDS encoding histidine kinase, producing the protein MFPSLLLIIRILVAWFGAILMAGFIWNGLFERTMLSGAAEWLFNLASTLVMLSVLIGLISHLRRIWLITGRLDSTTLASRQRRQIEVPLDTADAFALIEGALRELPRAEEAESAPDSLQVRVKVRRIDSFGGPSQPSRFNIMARFAVKRDLVQATVTPGNGTSSITLIVGPDASAWLDLFVLDDGVNVENVEAVTRAITRRVADQRRQEQADVVKTVSEKELTVARLNLLNAQVEPHFLYNTLASAQVLTRTDPPRADIMLGHLIHYLRSSLPRTDDALSTLGEELERTLAYLEILKIRMGSRLSLQIEVPDALKSVPMPSMMLQTLVENAIKHGLEPKTGGGTVWILARQHDDHATLTVADDGQGFGGQSSGTGIGLKNLRERLRLTFGGNASFAIVSNFPSGVAATLTLPLPGKAGAA; encoded by the coding sequence GTGTTCCCCAGCCTGCTGCTGATCATCCGCATCCTCGTCGCCTGGTTCGGCGCGATCCTCATGGCGGGCTTCATCTGGAACGGCCTGTTCGAGCGGACCATGCTGTCCGGTGCGGCCGAATGGCTGTTCAACCTCGCCTCGACGCTGGTGATGCTGTCGGTGTTGATCGGCCTGATCAGCCATCTGCGCCGGATCTGGCTGATCACCGGGCGGCTCGACAGCACCACGCTCGCCAGCCGCCAGCGCCGGCAGATCGAAGTACCGCTGGACACCGCGGACGCCTTCGCCCTGATCGAAGGCGCGCTGCGCGAACTGCCGCGCGCCGAAGAGGCGGAAAGCGCGCCCGACAGCCTGCAGGTGCGGGTCAAGGTGCGCCGCATCGACAGCTTCGGCGGCCCCAGCCAGCCGTCGCGCTTCAACATCATGGCGCGCTTCGCGGTGAAGCGCGATCTCGTGCAGGCCACGGTCACGCCCGGCAACGGCACCAGCAGCATCACCCTGATCGTGGGCCCCGACGCCAGTGCATGGCTGGACCTGTTCGTACTGGACGACGGCGTCAACGTAGAGAACGTCGAAGCCGTCACCCGCGCCATCACCCGCCGCGTCGCCGACCAGCGGCGACAGGAGCAGGCCGATGTGGTGAAGACCGTCAGCGAGAAGGAACTGACCGTCGCGCGCTTGAACCTGCTCAACGCGCAGGTCGAGCCGCACTTCCTCTACAACACGCTGGCAAGCGCGCAGGTGCTGACGCGCACCGATCCGCCACGCGCCGACATCATGCTGGGCCATCTGATCCACTACCTGCGCAGCTCGCTGCCGCGCACCGACGACGCGCTGTCGACGCTGGGCGAGGAACTGGAACGCACGCTGGCCTACCTGGAGATCCTAAAGATCCGCATGGGCAGCCGCCTGTCGCTGCAGATCGAAGTGCCGGACGCGCTCAAGTCGGTGCCGATGCCGTCGATGATGCTGCAGACCCTGGTCGAGAACGCGATCAAGCACGGCCTGGAGCCGAAGACCGGCGGCGGCACCGTCTGGATCCTGGCGCGCCAGCACGACGACCACGCCACGCTGACCGTCGCCGACGACGGCCAGGGCTTCGGCGGCCAGAGCAGCGGCACCGGCATCGGCCTGAAGAACCTGCGCGAGCGCCTGCGCCTGACGTTCGGCGGCAACGCATCGTTCGCCATCGTCTCCAACTTCCCCAGCGGCGTGGCCGCCACGCTGACGCTGCCGCTGCCCGGCAAGGCAGGTGCCGCATGA